The sequence GCCGTCGATCAGGAAGGACGGGCCGATGTCGCGCATCCAGGCGTCGTCGAGCGGGCGCTCGACGATCTCGACCTGCTCGGAGACGTACTTGCGGGCCTCCTCGGTCTCACCGGTGTTGACCACCAGGGTGACCGGCTCGTACCGGACGATCGTGTTGGCGACCGCGGCCCAGGCCTCGCGGCCGGTGTGCAGGTTCTCCGGGGTGTCGAAGGTCGGGTTGCTGGTGGGGAAGGCCATCCAGGTCCGGTCGTGCGGGTGCCACTCGGCGGGCATCCGGTAGCCGAGCGAGGCGGGGGCGGGGGTGGTCATCGGGAGGTCCTTCGGTGGAACGGGTGGGTGACGGTGCGGAAGGTGCGGGTCAGAGGAAGTAGAGGCGGCTCAGCGAGACGCTGTCGGCCGGTTCGGAGCGCAGTGGGTCGCCGTCCAGCGAGACCAGGCCGGTCGGTGTGACCTCGACCTGCCCGGTGCGGGCGTTGCGCACCATGTCGCGCGGGCCGATGCCGCGGGTGTTGCGGACGCCGACGCGCCGGCGCCGGGTGGGCAGGCCGTCGGCGGCGCGGTCCAGGTAGGCGCCGTCGGCCGCCGCCCGGGCCACGAAGGCGACCGAGAGGTCGGCGGCGGTGGCGCCGTGGGCGCCGAACTGCGGTCCCAGCACGAGGGGTTCGCAGCGGTCGGTGGAGGCGTTGGGGTCGCCGACCACGCCGTAGGCGGGGAAGCCGGCCTTGAGGACCAGCTGCGGCTTGGCACCGAAGTGGTCGGGGCGCCAGAGCACGATGTCGGCGAGCTTGCCGGTCTCGATCGAGCCGATCTCGTGGGAGAGGCCGTGGGCGACGGCCGGATTGACGGTGAGCTTGGCGATGTAGCGCAGCACCCGCTGGTTGTCGTCCTCGGGCCCGTCGCCCTCCATCGGGCCGCGTTCGGCCTTCATCTTCCCGGCCAGGGCGAAGGTGCGGCGCACGGTCTCGCCGGCCCGGCCCATGCCCTGGGCGTCGGAGGAGGTGATGCCGATGACGCCCAGGTCGTGCAGCACGTCCTCGGCGCCCATGGTGCCGGCCCGGATCCGGTCGCGGGCCATCGCGGCGTCCCCGGGCAGGTCGGTCTTGAGGTCGTGGGCGGAGACGATCATGCCGAAGTGCTCGCCCAGGGCGTCCCGGCCGAAGGGCAGGGTGGGGTTGGTGGAGGAGCCGATGACGTTCGGCACGCCCGCCATCTTCAGCACGTTGGGCACGTGGCCGCCGCCGCAGCCCTCGATGTGGAAGGCGTGGATCGTCCGGCCGTCGAGCACCCGCAGGGTGTCCTCGACGGACAGGCACTCGTTGAGGCCGTCGGTGTGCAGGGCGACCTGGACGTCGTACTCCTCGGCCACCCGCAGTGCGGTGTCCAGGGCGCGGGTGTGCGCGCCCATGTCCTCGTGCACCTTGAAGCCGGACGCGCCGCCCTCGGCGAGGGCCTCGATCAGCGGGGCCTCGTCGGAGGAGGAGCCGCGGGCGAGGAAGCCGATGTTGACCGGCCAGGCGTCGAAGGCTTTGAAGGCGTGCCGCAGCGCCCAGGGCGAGTTGACGCCGACACCCCAGACCGGGCCGAACTCCTGGCCGATGACCGTGGTGACCCCGGAGGCGAGCGAGGCCTCCATGATCCGCGGCGAGAGCAGGTGGACGTGGGTGTCGACGGCGCCGGCGGTGGCGATCAGGCCCTCGCCGGAGACGATGGTGGTGCCGGTGCCGACCACGACGTCCACGCCGTCCAGGGTGTCGGGGTTGCCGGCCCGGCCGATCGCGGCGATCCGGCCCTCCCGGATGCCGATCGAGGTCTTGCGCACGCCCTGCACGGCGTCGATCACCAGCACGTTGCTGATCACCACGTCGCAGGTGTCGCGGACGGCGGCGGGCTTGAGGTGCAGGCCGTCGCGGGCGGTCTTGCCGAATCCGGCCAGGAACTCGTCGCCGGGCCGCTGGGAGTCCGACTCGACCCGGACGACCAGCCCGGAGTCGCCGAGCCTGACCCGGTCGCCGGCGCGCGGGCCGTGGACTGAGATGTAGTCGTGCGGGGTGATGGACGTCATGACTCCACCTCCGCGTCGTCGAAGCCGGTCAGGTAGCCGGTGGCGCGGGCCTTGGCGAGGGCGGACTCCTTGGCGCCGGGCGCGTCGAGCGGGCCGTCGACCAGGCCGGCGAAGCCGATCGCGACCCGGGCGCCGCCGATCGGGACCAGCCCGACCTCGACGGTGCTGCCCGGGTCGAAGCGCACCGAGGAGCCGGCCGGGACCGCGAGGTGGGTGCCGTAGGCGGCGGCCCGGTCGAAGGCCAGTCGGGGGTTGGCCTCGAAGAAGTGGAAGTGCGAGGTGACGGAGATCGGGACGCCGGAGGTGTTGTGGACGGGGAGGAGGACGGTCTCCTCGACCGGGTCGTAGCCGGCGCCGTCACCGGGAAGGGCGCTGCCGGGGGCGTCCTCGCCGAGCGAGCCGGCGCCGCGGAACGGGTCGTCGACCACGGCCAGGCGGGTGCCGTCGTCGAAGACCGCCTCGACCTGGACCACGGTGACCACGTCCGGCACGCCGGGCAGCACGTCGGCGGCGGTGAGCACGGAGCGGCCCGCCTCGACGGCCTCGGCGAGGCGCAGGCCGTCGCGGGCGGCCTCGCAGACGGCGTCGGCGATGAGCGCGGTCGCCTCGGGGATGTTGAGCCGCACGCCTCGGGCGCGGCGGGCGCGGGCCAGCTCGGCTGCTGTGAAGATCAGCAGCCGGTCCCGCTCGGTGGGGGTCAGTCGCACGGTTCCTCGCTCGCGGTCGCAGGAGAGGGTGAGGGCTTTTAGAACGGCGTTCAAACACCTCGGGCCATTGAACCCGGAGCCGTCCGCCCTGTCCAGCCTTGCCGCTCGCGCGCCGTTCGGCACACGGGACGCGTCCGGTCGCCCCGGGCCGGCGGCCCGCGCCGGTGTCCGGTCGCCGGTCCGCGCCGGTCCCGGAAGCCCGTCCGGGGCCCGGGGGCGGCCCGTACGCATCGCAAACCTGTCCGGCGGGGGCGGCTGGATCACGCGAACCGCCTCGTGCCCCTTTCACCCCAGGTGATCGCCCGCGCACTGTTCCAAATGCCGAAAGGTGGGCATGACGATGATTGGTCAGTACCAAAGGGGTCGACCGACCGGCGGGGGCCCGGATCGGCGGCCGGGAGCGAGGGTGGGGGCAGGGGTGATGGACGGTCAGTCGCGATTCCCGCGGCAGCGGACGAGTTCGGGGGGCGCCTTCCGGATCACCGGAACCGGCCAGGGCGGTCCGGCGGGCACGGCAGGTGGCGCGGGCACCGTGGGTGCGACAGACGTCGCCCGGCCGGGCGTACCGGCACCGGGGTGCGCGCTGAACCGCCGGCTCCACCTGGCACTGGAGGCCGCCGACCTGGTCGCGGTCGGCGCGGTCCGCCACCGGCTGCGCGCCGCGCTCGGCCACTGGGGCGTGCCCGAGCTGGCCGACACGGCCGAGCTGCTCACCTCCGAGCTGGTCACCAACGCGCTGCAGCACACCGGCCGGGGCGCGGTCTTCGACGCGGTGCTCACCGGTGACCAGCGGCTGCGGATCGAGGTCCAGGACGGCGAGGCCGGACTCCCCGGCCGCCGCCGCGACCCGGACGCGGAGTACGCCACCTCCGGCCGGGGGCTGATGCTGGTCGAGGCGCTCGCCGACTCCTGGGGCGTGCACCTGCGCGGCGACGGCAAGGTCACCTGGTTCGAACTGGCCACCGTCGAACTCTGACTTCCCGCCGCCGAACTCCGACTTCCCGGCCCACCGTTTGCCGTACGAGCACCGTTCGCGACCGAACGATGCCCGTAAGTGAAGGCGAGTGCCAAGATTTCCGGCCCGTTGCCATTGCCGCTCGGCCGAACATTGGCCAGGATGGTGGGAATGTGTGCCCACGAGCGAGAAGCGGCGGGAAACTCCTACCGTCTCGACCGATGACCGCCCGTCGGCGCGCGACCGTCGAGCACCACCCATCACACCGCCACGCGGCCCGTCCGGACGGTCGGCGCGGTCCGCCACGGCAGCGGCAGGAGCAGCATGCCCACAGAGCCCGAGTCACCGGGGCCGGCCCTCCCGTCCGGTCCGCCCACGACCGGCTCCGGTCGGGCCAGGCCCCCCGCGCAGGCGGCCCGGCGGCATGCGCTGCGCACCGCCCCCGGCCTCGCGGCCGGCCGGCTCGCGCCGATGCTCTCCGGCGGCCTGCCGCTCTCCCCGGGCGACTCCACGCCGGACTGGCTGGAACCGGCGATGGCGGCCAACGGCATCGGCTCCTTCGACTGGGACATCCGCCGCGACATCCTCGAGGGTGACCAGCGGGCCTGCACCATCGTCGGCCTGGACTCCGCCGAGAAGGGCCGCTTCGACCGCACCTCCGCCTCCTTCCTGGCCCTGCTCCACCCCGAGGACGCCCCCGTGGTGCGCCGCCGGGTCGAGCGCGCCGTCGCCGAGCTCGGCCAGTGCGGCGCCTACTACCGGACGGTCGGCCCGCACGGCACCACCCGCGCCGTCCGCTTCCGCGGCCGGGTCCTCGCCGACGCCTTCGGCCGGGCCTCCCGGATGGTCGGCTTCGTCTGGGACGCCACCGTCG comes from Streptomyces sp. TLI_053 and encodes:
- a CDS encoding urease subunit alpha translates to MTSITPHDYISVHGPRAGDRVRLGDSGLVVRVESDSQRPGDEFLAGFGKTARDGLHLKPAAVRDTCDVVISNVLVIDAVQGVRKTSIGIREGRIAAIGRAGNPDTLDGVDVVVGTGTTIVSGEGLIATAGAVDTHVHLLSPRIMEASLASGVTTVIGQEFGPVWGVGVNSPWALRHAFKAFDAWPVNIGFLARGSSSDEAPLIEALAEGGASGFKVHEDMGAHTRALDTALRVAEEYDVQVALHTDGLNECLSVEDTLRVLDGRTIHAFHIEGCGGGHVPNVLKMAGVPNVIGSSTNPTLPFGRDALGEHFGMIVSAHDLKTDLPGDAAMARDRIRAGTMGAEDVLHDLGVIGITSSDAQGMGRAGETVRRTFALAGKMKAERGPMEGDGPEDDNQRVLRYIAKLTVNPAVAHGLSHEIGSIETGKLADIVLWRPDHFGAKPQLVLKAGFPAYGVVGDPNASTDRCEPLVLGPQFGAHGATAADLSVAFVARAAADGAYLDRAADGLPTRRRRVGVRNTRGIGPRDMVRNARTGQVEVTPTGLVSLDGDPLRSEPADSVSLSRLYFL
- a CDS encoding ATP-binding protein, which encodes MGATDVARPGVPAPGCALNRRLHLALEAADLVAVGAVRHRLRAALGHWGVPELADTAELLTSELVTNALQHTGRGAVFDAVLTGDQRLRIEVQDGEAGLPGRRRDPDAEYATSGRGLMLVEALADSWGVHLRGDGKVTWFELATVEL
- the ureA gene encoding urease subunit gamma — encoded protein: MRLTPTERDRLLIFTAAELARARRARGVRLNIPEATALIADAVCEAARDGLRLAEAVEAGRSVLTAADVLPGVPDVVTVVQVEAVFDDGTRLAVVDDPFRGAGSLGEDAPGSALPGDGAGYDPVEETVLLPVHNTSGVPISVTSHFHFFEANPRLAFDRAAAYGTHLAVPAGSSVRFDPGSTVEVGLVPIGGARVAIGFAGLVDGPLDAPGAKESALAKARATGYLTGFDDAEVES